The Corylus avellana chromosome ca8, CavTom2PMs-1.0 genome has a segment encoding these proteins:
- the LOC132189182 gene encoding peptidyl-prolyl cis-trans isomerase CYP95 isoform X1 has product MKKMAKKKSPLVFMDVSVDGDPAERMVFELFPDVAPKTAENFRALCTGEKGIGPKTGRPLHYKGSFFHRIIKGFFAQGGDFVRRDGTSGESIYGEEFPDESPSLKHDGPGLLSMAISDRDALGSHFLITFQADHHLDRKHVVFGKLVHGHEVLRKIEDAGDEDGSPTVTVKIINCGEFNESKKKANKLKIGKDASSDANNHEARRKGKQKKSSRDKRKRRRRYYSSESDSSSDSELESSESDSDSDTYLSSSSYTSSSSDDRRKKRKRSKRDKYRRGKRSDKRRERRRKKRDKRSKRKAKRASDDTTDTKSGNESESSSDSDGLDDLEKDQKRKDRSQKTAVEQPPLVVTKELPSTRRKKREEESPKENGEQRSNGVEADANSDRSGDRQPDIVDDHPGKSRSRSISPKRTMSKSMTISPRSLSKSPSVSPKRRLSRSPNRSRSPSPAPQRSISRSPARSPLRSDSSKSPVRSVSRSPARGRKGRSISASPVGARSRRSVSESPIRSPLRRTRSRSPPRTLSRKSISRSPIRVSRRSISGSPVRSPRSASRSSGRAPSRRISRSPIRAPIRNNRRSYSRSPSPARRARSPPDRARSLSRSVSPDGSPKRIRRGRGFSQRYSYARRYRTPSASPVRSYRYGGRNDRDRYSSYRRYSPRRYRSPPRVRSPPRYRSRRSRTRSVSRSPPYRGRRYSRSPVEAYRSRVSPRAERRSLSRSRSPSESRSSLDSQSPKRVSKDKSRSPSGSSDGKKGLVSYGDGSPDSGQR; this is encoded by the exons atgaagaaaatggcAAAGAAGAAGAGCCCTTTGGTTTTTATGGATGTGTCTGTTGATGGAGATCCGGCTGAAAGGATGGTTTTTGAG CTTTTCCCTGATGTTGCTCCTAAGACTGCAGAAAATTTTCGAGCACTTTGTACAG GAGAAAAGGGGATTGGTCCTAAAACAGGAAGACCACTGCACTACAAGGGATCTTTTTTCCACCGCATCATCAAAGGTTTCTTTGCGCAg GGTGGCGATTTTGTTAGACGAGATG GTACCAGTGGGGAAAGCATATATGGGGAAGAGTTTCCAG ATGAGTCACCCAGCCTAAAGCATGATGGACCCGGTCTTTTATCAATGGCAATTTCTGATCGAGATGCTCTAGGTTCTCATTTCCTTATCACCTTTCAGGCAGATCATCATCTTGACAG GAAGCATGTTGTCTTTGGGAAGCTTGTTCATGGACATGAAGTACTGAGGAAAATTGAAGACGCAGGTGATGAAGATGGGAGTCCAACTGTGACAgttaaaattatcaattgtgGTGAATTTAATGAGA GcaagaaaaaagcaaataaattgaaaataggAAAAGATGCATCTTCTGATGCAAATAATCATGAAGCACGACGGAAGggaaagcaaaagaaatcatctcgagataaaagaaaaaggagaagaagatacTATTCATCTGAGTCAGATAGTTCCTCAGATTCTGAGTTGGAATCGTCTGAATCTGATAGTGATTCTGACACGTATTTGTCATCGTCATCTTACACTAGTTCTTCAAGTGATGACAGGCGtaagaagagaaagagatcTAAAAGAGACAAATATAGACGGGGAAAAAGAAGTGATAAGCGCCGTGAGAGAAGGCGAAAGAAGCGTGATAAAAGATCCAAGCGCAAAGCTAAAAG AGCGTCAGATGATACTACGGATACCAAGAGTGGGAATGAAAGTGAAAGCAGCTCTGACAGTGATGGCCTTGATGATCTTGAAAAAGATCAGAAGCGAAAAGATCGTTCTCAGAAGACTG CTGTGGAACAGCCTCCCTTGGTTGTCACGAAAGAACTTCCTTCCACCCGTCGTAAAAAACGGGAGGAAGAGTCCCCGAAGGAGAATGGAGAGCAGAGAAGCAATGGAGTTGAAGCAGATGCTAATTCTGACAGAAGCGGCGATAGACAACCTGACATAGTAGATGATCACCCAGGCAAATCTAG GAGCAGAAGCATAAGTCCTAAGAGGACCATGAGTAAGAGTATGACTATTAGTCCCAGGAGTCTGAGCAAGAGCCCAAGTGTTAGTCCAAAACGGAGATTGAGCAGAAGTCCAAATCGTAGTAGAAGCCCCTCTCCTGCCCCACAGAGGAGTATCAGCAGAAGTCCTGCTAGAAGTCCTCTTAGAAGTGATAGCAGTAAGAGCCCAGTTAGAAGTGTCAGCCGAAGTCCAGCAAGGGGCAGGAAAGGAAGAAGTATCAGTGCGAGCCCAGTGGGTGCTCGGTCTCGAAGAAGTGTTAGTGAGAGCCCAATAAGGTCCCCATTGCGAAGAACCCGGAGCAGGAGTCCACCAAGAACCTTATCAAGAAAATCAATTAGCCGAAGCCCTATTAGAGTTTCTAGAAGAAGCATAAGTGGAAGCCCTGTCAGATCTCCAAGAAGCGCCAGCAGAAGCTCAGGTAGGGCCCCTTCAAGGAGGATTAGCCGAAGTCCTATTCGGGCACCAATTCGGAATAATCGTCGTAGTTATTCAAGGAGCCCTAGCCCTGCACGAAGAGCTAGGTCACCTCCTGACCGAGCGAGGAGTTTGTCAAGAAGTGTTTCTCCAGATGGGTCTCCCAAGCGAATCAGAAGGGGGCGTGGTTTTAGTCAGCGGTACTCTTATGCACGGCGATACAGAACCCCATCTGCATCTCCTGTGAGGTCTTATCGATATGGTGGTAGAAATGACCGTGACAG GTATTCAAGTTACAGAAGGTATTCCCCTAGGCGTTACCGAAGCCCACCAAGAGTAAGAAGTCCTCCAAG ATATAGAAGCAGAAGAAGTAGGACACGATCTGTATCACGGAGCCCACCCTACCGTGGTCGGCGTTACAGCCGTTCACCAGTTGAGGCATATAGATCTCGTGTTTCTCCACGGGCTGAGCGAAGATCACTTTCTAGGAGCAGGAGCCCATCAGAATCTAGGTCCTCCTTGGACTCTCAATCTCCTAAGCGGGTAAGCAAAGACAAGTCAAGGTCACCATCCGGAAGCTCAGATGGGAAGAAGGGCCTGGTTTCTTATGGAGATGGATCTCCTGACTCGGGCCAAAGGTGA
- the LOC132189182 gene encoding peptidyl-prolyl cis-trans isomerase CYP95 isoform X2, producing MKKMAKKKSPLVFMDVSVDGDPAERMVFELFPDVAPKTAENFRALCTGEKGIGPKTGRPLHYKGSFFHRIIKGFFAQGGDFVRRDGTSGESIYGEEFPDESPSLKHDGPGLLSMAISDRDALGSHFLITFQADHHLDRKHVVFGKLVHGHEVLRKIEDAGDEDGSPTVTVKIINCGEFNESKKKANKLKIGKDASSDANNHEARRKGKQKKSSRDKRKRRRRYYSSESDSSSDSELESSESDSDSDTYLSSSSYTSSSSDDRRKKRKRSKRDKYRRGKRSDKRRERRRKKRDKRSKRKAKRASDDTTDTKSGNESESSSDSDGLDDLEKDQKRKDRSQKTAVEQPPLVVTKELPSTRRKKREEESPKENGEQRSNGVEADANSDRSGDRQPDIVDDHPGKSRSISPKRTMSKSMTISPRSLSKSPSVSPKRRLSRSPNRSRSPSPAPQRSISRSPARSPLRSDSSKSPVRSVSRSPARGRKGRSISASPVGARSRRSVSESPIRSPLRRTRSRSPPRTLSRKSISRSPIRVSRRSISGSPVRSPRSASRSSGRAPSRRISRSPIRAPIRNNRRSYSRSPSPARRARSPPDRARSLSRSVSPDGSPKRIRRGRGFSQRYSYARRYRTPSASPVRSYRYGGRNDRDRYSSYRRYSPRRYRSPPRVRSPPRYRSRRSRTRSVSRSPPYRGRRYSRSPVEAYRSRVSPRAERRSLSRSRSPSESRSSLDSQSPKRVSKDKSRSPSGSSDGKKGLVSYGDGSPDSGQR from the exons atgaagaaaatggcAAAGAAGAAGAGCCCTTTGGTTTTTATGGATGTGTCTGTTGATGGAGATCCGGCTGAAAGGATGGTTTTTGAG CTTTTCCCTGATGTTGCTCCTAAGACTGCAGAAAATTTTCGAGCACTTTGTACAG GAGAAAAGGGGATTGGTCCTAAAACAGGAAGACCACTGCACTACAAGGGATCTTTTTTCCACCGCATCATCAAAGGTTTCTTTGCGCAg GGTGGCGATTTTGTTAGACGAGATG GTACCAGTGGGGAAAGCATATATGGGGAAGAGTTTCCAG ATGAGTCACCCAGCCTAAAGCATGATGGACCCGGTCTTTTATCAATGGCAATTTCTGATCGAGATGCTCTAGGTTCTCATTTCCTTATCACCTTTCAGGCAGATCATCATCTTGACAG GAAGCATGTTGTCTTTGGGAAGCTTGTTCATGGACATGAAGTACTGAGGAAAATTGAAGACGCAGGTGATGAAGATGGGAGTCCAACTGTGACAgttaaaattatcaattgtgGTGAATTTAATGAGA GcaagaaaaaagcaaataaattgaaaataggAAAAGATGCATCTTCTGATGCAAATAATCATGAAGCACGACGGAAGggaaagcaaaagaaatcatctcgagataaaagaaaaaggagaagaagatacTATTCATCTGAGTCAGATAGTTCCTCAGATTCTGAGTTGGAATCGTCTGAATCTGATAGTGATTCTGACACGTATTTGTCATCGTCATCTTACACTAGTTCTTCAAGTGATGACAGGCGtaagaagagaaagagatcTAAAAGAGACAAATATAGACGGGGAAAAAGAAGTGATAAGCGCCGTGAGAGAAGGCGAAAGAAGCGTGATAAAAGATCCAAGCGCAAAGCTAAAAG AGCGTCAGATGATACTACGGATACCAAGAGTGGGAATGAAAGTGAAAGCAGCTCTGACAGTGATGGCCTTGATGATCTTGAAAAAGATCAGAAGCGAAAAGATCGTTCTCAGAAGACTG CTGTGGAACAGCCTCCCTTGGTTGTCACGAAAGAACTTCCTTCCACCCGTCGTAAAAAACGGGAGGAAGAGTCCCCGAAGGAGAATGGAGAGCAGAGAAGCAATGGAGTTGAAGCAGATGCTAATTCTGACAGAAGCGGCGATAGACAACCTGACATAGTAGATGATCACCCAGGCAAATCTAG AAGCATAAGTCCTAAGAGGACCATGAGTAAGAGTATGACTATTAGTCCCAGGAGTCTGAGCAAGAGCCCAAGTGTTAGTCCAAAACGGAGATTGAGCAGAAGTCCAAATCGTAGTAGAAGCCCCTCTCCTGCCCCACAGAGGAGTATCAGCAGAAGTCCTGCTAGAAGTCCTCTTAGAAGTGATAGCAGTAAGAGCCCAGTTAGAAGTGTCAGCCGAAGTCCAGCAAGGGGCAGGAAAGGAAGAAGTATCAGTGCGAGCCCAGTGGGTGCTCGGTCTCGAAGAAGTGTTAGTGAGAGCCCAATAAGGTCCCCATTGCGAAGAACCCGGAGCAGGAGTCCACCAAGAACCTTATCAAGAAAATCAATTAGCCGAAGCCCTATTAGAGTTTCTAGAAGAAGCATAAGTGGAAGCCCTGTCAGATCTCCAAGAAGCGCCAGCAGAAGCTCAGGTAGGGCCCCTTCAAGGAGGATTAGCCGAAGTCCTATTCGGGCACCAATTCGGAATAATCGTCGTAGTTATTCAAGGAGCCCTAGCCCTGCACGAAGAGCTAGGTCACCTCCTGACCGAGCGAGGAGTTTGTCAAGAAGTGTTTCTCCAGATGGGTCTCCCAAGCGAATCAGAAGGGGGCGTGGTTTTAGTCAGCGGTACTCTTATGCACGGCGATACAGAACCCCATCTGCATCTCCTGTGAGGTCTTATCGATATGGTGGTAGAAATGACCGTGACAG GTATTCAAGTTACAGAAGGTATTCCCCTAGGCGTTACCGAAGCCCACCAAGAGTAAGAAGTCCTCCAAG ATATAGAAGCAGAAGAAGTAGGACACGATCTGTATCACGGAGCCCACCCTACCGTGGTCGGCGTTACAGCCGTTCACCAGTTGAGGCATATAGATCTCGTGTTTCTCCACGGGCTGAGCGAAGATCACTTTCTAGGAGCAGGAGCCCATCAGAATCTAGGTCCTCCTTGGACTCTCAATCTCCTAAGCGGGTAAGCAAAGACAAGTCAAGGTCACCATCCGGAAGCTCAGATGGGAAGAAGGGCCTGGTTTCTTATGGAGATGGATCTCCTGACTCGGGCCAAAGGTGA